A region of Rhinoraja longicauda isolate Sanriku21f chromosome 31, sRhiLon1.1, whole genome shotgun sequence DNA encodes the following proteins:
- the LOC144608208 gene encoding adenylate kinase isoenzyme 1-like isoform X3: protein MSDKLKGCKIIFVVGGPGSGKGTQCEQVVQKYGYTHLSTGDLLRAEVTSGSEKGKSLHAIMEKGELVPLDTVLEMLRDAMIAKADVSKGFLIDGYPREVKQGEEFEKKIGPPSLLLYIDAGKETMVKRLLERGKTSGRADDNEETITKRLETYYKATEPVINYYQNRKIVRKINAEGTVDEVFAQVATALDALK from the exons ATGTCAG ATAAGCTGAAGGGATGCAAGATTATCTTTGTGGTCG GAGGCCCAGGCTCTGGCAAAGGCACTCAGTGTGAGCAGGTCGTGCAGAAATATGGCTACACTCACCTGTCCACTGGAGACCTACTGAGGGCAGAGGTCACCTCGGGCTCAGAAAAGGGTAAGAGTCTCCATGCTATCATGGAGAAGGGCGAGCTGGTACCTCTG GACACTGTGCTGGAGATGCTGAGGGACGCCATGATTGCCAAAGCGGACGTCTCCAAGGGCTTCCTGATTGACGGCTACCCGCGGGAAGTGAAGCAGGGAGAGGAGTTCGAGAAGAAG ATTGGACCACCTTCTCTGCTCTTGTACATTGACGCTGGGAAGGAGACGATGGTCAAACGGCTCCTGGAACGCGGCAAAACCAGCGGGCGTGCCGACGACAACGAGGAGACCATCACCAAGCGCCTGGAGACGTATTACAAAGCCACCGAGCCCGTCATCAACTACTACCAAAACAGAAAGATCGTCAGGAAG ATAAACGCAGAGGGCACAGTGGACGAAGTCTTCGCTCAGGTCGCGACTGCCCTCGACGCATTAAAGTGA
- the LOC144608208 gene encoding adenylate kinase isoenzyme 1-like isoform X2, which yields MGVNCSSSSSTKVHSIAATDKLKGCKIIFVVGGPGSGKGTQCEQVVQKYGYTHLSTGDLLRAEVTSGSEKGKSLHAIMEKGELVPLDTVLEMLRDAMIAKADVSKGFLIDGYPREVKQGEEFEKKIGPPSLLLYIDAGKETMVKRLLERGKTSGRADDNEETITKRLETYYKATEPVINYYQNRKIVRKINAEGTVDEVFAQVATALDALK from the exons ATGGGTGTCAACTGCTCCTCCAGCTCCTCCACCAAGGTGCACAGCATAGCCGCGACGG ATAAGCTGAAGGGATGCAAGATTATCTTTGTGGTCG GAGGCCCAGGCTCTGGCAAAGGCACTCAGTGTGAGCAGGTCGTGCAGAAATATGGCTACACTCACCTGTCCACTGGAGACCTACTGAGGGCAGAGGTCACCTCGGGCTCAGAAAAGGGTAAGAGTCTCCATGCTATCATGGAGAAGGGCGAGCTGGTACCTCTG GACACTGTGCTGGAGATGCTGAGGGACGCCATGATTGCCAAAGCGGACGTCTCCAAGGGCTTCCTGATTGACGGCTACCCGCGGGAAGTGAAGCAGGGAGAGGAGTTCGAGAAGAAG ATTGGACCACCTTCTCTGCTCTTGTACATTGACGCTGGGAAGGAGACGATGGTCAAACGGCTCCTGGAACGCGGCAAAACCAGCGGGCGTGCCGACGACAACGAGGAGACCATCACCAAGCGCCTGGAGACGTATTACAAAGCCACCGAGCCCGTCATCAACTACTACCAAAACAGAAAGATCGTCAGGAAG ATAAACGCAGAGGGCACAGTGGACGAAGTCTTCGCTCAGGTCGCGACTGCCCTCGACGCATTAAAGTGA